The Thermococcus sp. DNA window ATAAACAATTTAATATTTTTTGGATAATATGTCCAGTAACCGAAATAATTATCGAATATTTCGGAAAAAAGTTTATAATGCCAACATGAATATAATTAGAATGGCCTTGGCAGTTCCCCACCCGATGAGGAAAACTGCAAAGATTTAGAATATGCTCAACGAGGGGGGGTGCATCTTCGATGACGGAGGCGAAGGTCGTGGAGAGAATGAACGAGAGGTCTGAGGAAATGGCAACAAAGGTTAACAATCTTATATTGTATGGCATTTACAAGGTTCTTGGTGCCGGTGCGAGGGGACTAGGTAATTCCATTGGCGAGGAACTACTCCATGCCATGATGGATGAGTATGGATTGAACTTTGAGGGTAGCAACGACCCGCAGGAACTGCTCAACCGTTTCACAGAGGTCATGATAAACACCCTTGGCTTTGCCGAGAAGGGTGAAATAGACGTTGATGGGAATAAGGTAACACTAAAGCTTGATAACCCAATGGATCTTTACGCCCTTCAGTTGCTTGAGAAGAAGGGGATGAAGCCAGTTCTCTATCCCATGGCAAATGCAGTTGCGGTAGCTATCAAGAAGTTTTCCGGTAAAAACGTCTTGATCAAGGAAATACGCGTTCATGAGAAACATGTTGAGGTTGACATGCTAATTCTGGGGTGATGAAGATGTTTGAGAACGTTATAGCCGACCTTCTCAGAGTTGATGGTGTTAAGGGTGTTGCTGTTGTTAGCAAAGACGGCCTTCTCATCGAAGGGCAGGCGAGCGATAGAACGATTGACGTTGAAAACGTTGCAGCGATGGTCGCTACCATATACGGTACTGCATTAAACGTTTCCAAAGAGGTGTTCCATGAAGAGGCAGTTGACATGGTTACCCTCGAGTCACCAAAGGGCAAGATAATAACCGTTGAGGCGGGTGAAAACGCCGTTCTTACTGTCCTTACAGACCCAAAGGTCAACCTGGGTCTCGTGAGAATTTACCTCAAGAGGAATGCTCAAAAGATCGCTTCAATGCTCTGAGATTCTTTTCTATTATTTTTGAGGTGGTTTAAATGC harbors:
- a CDS encoding roadblock/LC7 domain-containing protein, with the protein product MKMFENVIADLLRVDGVKGVAVVSKDGLLIEGQASDRTIDVENVAAMVATIYGTALNVSKEVFHEEAVDMVTLESPKGKIITVEAGENAVLTVLTDPKVNLGLVRIYLKRNAQKIASML